In Crassostrea angulata isolate pt1a10 chromosome 6, ASM2561291v2, whole genome shotgun sequence, a genomic segment contains:
- the LOC128187896 gene encoding reticulocyte-binding protein homolog 2a-like isoform X8 translates to MEDNLDEHFDQFITDEDKWEKERTELKSKIEELEAFKSKYEEEKQQKERLQRQVDSLSISQSDASQKLVKAGELNERLRQDNKKKTDQIEKYQRDTRFLEDRLRNLEIRASEVEKAELILDTTRLNLESTCVQLRDREHQIRRMESEQEDLNKKLALAQQKISDQEAKIVDLNWQVRHELTRNEGIEKNLEMIPKLKDTIKEKTKEVEALKEEVQDKTALLAVARKSAREYKDQIRAMEHKIEKAEKMEAELEMAQCEVQTLKKLLQGKDQLVIQKSRALDVAKDVIETMNMSTEPEQIDKIVVLLEKMGATSKVSSNGSVCESSSGESDSRNNKIHCTQTKSSRTKDIDVNRNPYSMDENNVKNHRRPLSGGGFLDNVLKDQDSHTRPRTAVVRPVKRSQSYRDALPNKFTLQINGHQRPQSSSDHRHSTEKKTNAKYQPTVDYIIGIQDKTTLSSGSRPRSVSPRSPSWGSTKSRSENSNSLSLQSVNSSDSSDSEDNSTRTVEVLSKLRAKEREEILVRYVDVGDRIVIAVPQKPPRYGRKIAPKPKIYTGIVKYRGPLEQKYNSRIYVGVRLDEPDGDTDGTHKGKRYMYTPSDLGKFFKLIDLTSVLDPKKGKYKVVNSILAHHLEKGEKEMSASG, encoded by the exons GGAGAAGGAGAGAACTGAGCTTAAGAGCAAGATTGAGGAGTTAGAAGCCTTCAAAAGCAAATATGAAGAAGAAAAACAGCAAAAAGAG AGGCTCCAGAGACAAGTGGACAGTCTGTCCATTAGTCAGAGTGATGCCAGCCAGAAACTGGTCAAAGCCGGAGAACTCAACGAACGACTCCGTCAGGACAACAAGAAAAAAACAGATCAGATCGAGAAGTATCAACGAGACACTCGATTCTTGGAGGATCGACTCCGCAATTTGGAAATCAGGG CTTCTGAAGTGGAAAAGGCTGAATTAATTCTCGATACGACAAGACTAAATTTAGAGTCTACATG CGTTCAGCTTCGTGACAGAGAACATCAAATACGCAGAATGGAGTCGGAACAAGAGGATCTCAACAAAAAACTAGCT TTAGCCCAACAGAAAATAAGTGATCAGGAGGCTAAAATAGTGGATCTCAATTGGCAAGTACGACATGAGCTGACAAGAAATGAAGGCATTGAAAAG AATCTTGAAATGATTCCAAAATTGAAGGACACGATAAAGGAGAAAACCAAGGAAGTGGAAGCCTTGAAAGAAGAAGTCCAGGACAAAACAGCGCTGCTTGCTGTGGCTCGGAAATCGGCCCGGGAATACAAGGACCAGATCAGG GCAATGGAGCACAAGATTGAAAAGGCAGAGAAGATGGAGGCAGAGTTAGAGATGGCTCAGTGTGAGGTGCAGACCCTGAAGAAACTTCTGCAGGGCAAGGATCAGCTGGTCATACAGAAGTCCAGGGCCCTCGATGTGGCCAAG GATGTGATAGAGACAATGAACATGTCTACAGAGCCTGAGCAGATAGACAAAATTGTGGTACTCCTGGAGAAGATGGGTGCCACCTCCAAGGTGTCCTCTAATGGCAGTGTATG TGAATCTTCCAGTGGGGAGTCAGACAGCAGGAATAATAAGATACACTGTACACAAACAAAATCATCCAGA ACCAAGGATATTGATGTAAATAGAAATCCGTACTCAATGGATGaaaacaatgtcaaaaatcaCAGACGACCCTTATCCGGGGGAGGGTTTCTGGACAATGTGTTAAAGGATCAGGACTCCCACACTCGACCAAGAACAGCAGTGGTTAGACCGGTTAAACGGAGTCAGTCGTACAGAGACGCGCTTCCAAACAAATTCACACTGCAAATCAACGGACATCAGAGGCCACAGTCTAGTAGTGATCACAGACACTCAACTGAGAAAAAGACTAACGCAAAGTACCAGCCTACTGTAGATTATATTATTGGTATTCAAGACAAAACTACTCTTAGCTCAGGATCTCGTCCGAGGAGTGTGTCTCCAAGGTCACCTTCATGGGGCTCGACCAAAAGTAGGTCGGAGAACTCAAACTCGCTGAGTCTTCAGTCTGTCAATTCCTCCGATAGCTCTGACTCGGAGGATAACTCGACAAGAACTGTGGAGGTGCTATCTAAACTCCGAGCCAAGGAAAGGGAGGAAATTCTTGTTCGTTACGTTGATGTGGGGGATCGGATTGTTATCGCTGTACCACAGAAGCCACCCAGATATGGCAGAAAAATTG CCCCCAAACCCAAAATCTACACAGGAATTGTGAAATACAGAGGCCCATTGGAGCAAAAGTATAATTCCAGAATATATGTTGGAGTTCGATTAGATGAACCAG ATGGAGACACCGACGGAACACACAAAGGGAAGCGATACATGTATACACCCTCCGATCTAGGGAAGTTCTTTAAGCTCATTGATTTGACCTCCGTATTGGACCCGAAG aaggGGAAATACAAAGTAGTCAACTCAATCCTGGCTCATCACTTAGagaaaggagagaaagaaatgtCTGCCAGTGGATAA
- the LOC128187896 gene encoding reticulocyte-binding protein homolog 2a-like isoform X9, with amino-acid sequence MTREKERTELKSKIEELEAFKSKYEEEKQQKERLQRQVDSLSISQSDASQKLVKAGELNERLRQDNKKKTDQIEKYQRDTRFLEDRLRNLEIRASEVEKAELILDTTRLNLESTCVQLRDREHQIRRMESEQEDLNKKLALAQQKISDQEAKIVDLNWQVRHELTRNEGIEKNLEMIPKLKDTIKEKTKEVEALKEEVQDKTALLAVARKSAREYKDQIRAMEHKIEKAEKMEAELEMAQCEVQTLKKLLQGKDQLVIQKSRALDVAKDVIETMNMSTEPEQIDKIVVLLEKMGATSKVSSNGSVCESSSGESDSRNNKIHCTQTKSSRTKDIDVNRNPYSMDENNVKNHRRPLSGGGFLDNVLKDQDSHTRPRTAVVRPVKRSQSYRDALPNKFTLQINGHQRPQSSSDHRHSTEKKTNAKYQPTVDYIIGIQDKTTLSSGSRPRSVSPRSPSWGSTKSRSENSNSLSLQSVNSSDSSDSEDNSTRTVEVLSKLRAKEREEILVRYVDVGDRIVIAVPQKPPRYGRKIAPKPKIYTGIVKYRGPLEQKYNSRIYVGVRLDEPDGDTDGTHKGKRYMYTPSDLGKFFKLIDLTSVLDPKKGKYKVVNSILAHHLEKGEKEMSASG; translated from the exons GGAGAAGGAGAGAACTGAGCTTAAGAGCAAGATTGAGGAGTTAGAAGCCTTCAAAAGCAAATATGAAGAAGAAAAACAGCAAAAAGAG AGGCTCCAGAGACAAGTGGACAGTCTGTCCATTAGTCAGAGTGATGCCAGCCAGAAACTGGTCAAAGCCGGAGAACTCAACGAACGACTCCGTCAGGACAACAAGAAAAAAACAGATCAGATCGAGAAGTATCAACGAGACACTCGATTCTTGGAGGATCGACTCCGCAATTTGGAAATCAGGG CTTCTGAAGTGGAAAAGGCTGAATTAATTCTCGATACGACAAGACTAAATTTAGAGTCTACATG CGTTCAGCTTCGTGACAGAGAACATCAAATACGCAGAATGGAGTCGGAACAAGAGGATCTCAACAAAAAACTAGCT TTAGCCCAACAGAAAATAAGTGATCAGGAGGCTAAAATAGTGGATCTCAATTGGCAAGTACGACATGAGCTGACAAGAAATGAAGGCATTGAAAAG AATCTTGAAATGATTCCAAAATTGAAGGACACGATAAAGGAGAAAACCAAGGAAGTGGAAGCCTTGAAAGAAGAAGTCCAGGACAAAACAGCGCTGCTTGCTGTGGCTCGGAAATCGGCCCGGGAATACAAGGACCAGATCAGG GCAATGGAGCACAAGATTGAAAAGGCAGAGAAGATGGAGGCAGAGTTAGAGATGGCTCAGTGTGAGGTGCAGACCCTGAAGAAACTTCTGCAGGGCAAGGATCAGCTGGTCATACAGAAGTCCAGGGCCCTCGATGTGGCCAAG GATGTGATAGAGACAATGAACATGTCTACAGAGCCTGAGCAGATAGACAAAATTGTGGTACTCCTGGAGAAGATGGGTGCCACCTCCAAGGTGTCCTCTAATGGCAGTGTATG TGAATCTTCCAGTGGGGAGTCAGACAGCAGGAATAATAAGATACACTGTACACAAACAAAATCATCCAGA ACCAAGGATATTGATGTAAATAGAAATCCGTACTCAATGGATGaaaacaatgtcaaaaatcaCAGACGACCCTTATCCGGGGGAGGGTTTCTGGACAATGTGTTAAAGGATCAGGACTCCCACACTCGACCAAGAACAGCAGTGGTTAGACCGGTTAAACGGAGTCAGTCGTACAGAGACGCGCTTCCAAACAAATTCACACTGCAAATCAACGGACATCAGAGGCCACAGTCTAGTAGTGATCACAGACACTCAACTGAGAAAAAGACTAACGCAAAGTACCAGCCTACTGTAGATTATATTATTGGTATTCAAGACAAAACTACTCTTAGCTCAGGATCTCGTCCGAGGAGTGTGTCTCCAAGGTCACCTTCATGGGGCTCGACCAAAAGTAGGTCGGAGAACTCAAACTCGCTGAGTCTTCAGTCTGTCAATTCCTCCGATAGCTCTGACTCGGAGGATAACTCGACAAGAACTGTGGAGGTGCTATCTAAACTCCGAGCCAAGGAAAGGGAGGAAATTCTTGTTCGTTACGTTGATGTGGGGGATCGGATTGTTATCGCTGTACCACAGAAGCCACCCAGATATGGCAGAAAAATTG CCCCCAAACCCAAAATCTACACAGGAATTGTGAAATACAGAGGCCCATTGGAGCAAAAGTATAATTCCAGAATATATGTTGGAGTTCGATTAGATGAACCAG ATGGAGACACCGACGGAACACACAAAGGGAAGCGATACATGTATACACCCTCCGATCTAGGGAAGTTCTTTAAGCTCATTGATTTGACCTCCGTATTGGACCCGAAG aaggGGAAATACAAAGTAGTCAACTCAATCCTGGCTCATCACTTAGagaaaggagagaaagaaatgtCTGCCAGTGGATAA
- the LOC128187896 gene encoding reticulocyte-binding protein homolog 2a-like isoform X6, whose amino-acid sequence MSSIRRQNSVSGLKDYASQESPRGAGKFSFASVAQQVVLEQRRGSVREKERTELKSKIEELEAFKSKYEEEKQQKERLQRQVDSLSISQSDASQKLVKAGELNERLRQDNKKKTDQIEKYQRDTRFLEDRLRNLEIRASEVEKAELILDTTRLNLESTCVQLRDREHQIRRMESEQEDLNKKLALAQQKISDQEAKIVDLNWQVRHELTRNEGIEKNLEMIPKLKDTIKEKTKEVEALKEEVQDKTALLAVARKSAREYKDQIRAMEHKIEKAEKMEAELEMAQCEVQTLKKLLQGKDQLVIQKSRALDVAKDVIETMNMSTEPEQIDKIVVLLEKMGATSKVSSNGSVCESSSGESDSRNNKIHCTQTKSSRTKDIDVNRNPYSMDENNVKNHRRPLSGGGFLDNVLKDQDSHTRPRTAVVRPVKRSQSYRDALPNKFTLQINGHQRPQSSSDHRHSTEKKTNAKYQPTVDYIIGIQDKTTLSSGSRPRSVSPRSPSWGSTKSRSENSNSLSLQSVNSSDSSDSEDNSTRTVEVLSKLRAKEREEILVRYVDVGDRIVIAVPQKPPRYGRKIAPKPKIYTGIVKYRGPLEQKYNSRIYVGVRLDEPDGDTDGTHKGKRYMYTPSDLGKFFKLIDLTSVLDPKKGKYKVVNSILAHHLEKGEKEMSASG is encoded by the exons GGAGAAGGAGAGAACTGAGCTTAAGAGCAAGATTGAGGAGTTAGAAGCCTTCAAAAGCAAATATGAAGAAGAAAAACAGCAAAAAGAG AGGCTCCAGAGACAAGTGGACAGTCTGTCCATTAGTCAGAGTGATGCCAGCCAGAAACTGGTCAAAGCCGGAGAACTCAACGAACGACTCCGTCAGGACAACAAGAAAAAAACAGATCAGATCGAGAAGTATCAACGAGACACTCGATTCTTGGAGGATCGACTCCGCAATTTGGAAATCAGGG CTTCTGAAGTGGAAAAGGCTGAATTAATTCTCGATACGACAAGACTAAATTTAGAGTCTACATG CGTTCAGCTTCGTGACAGAGAACATCAAATACGCAGAATGGAGTCGGAACAAGAGGATCTCAACAAAAAACTAGCT TTAGCCCAACAGAAAATAAGTGATCAGGAGGCTAAAATAGTGGATCTCAATTGGCAAGTACGACATGAGCTGACAAGAAATGAAGGCATTGAAAAG AATCTTGAAATGATTCCAAAATTGAAGGACACGATAAAGGAGAAAACCAAGGAAGTGGAAGCCTTGAAAGAAGAAGTCCAGGACAAAACAGCGCTGCTTGCTGTGGCTCGGAAATCGGCCCGGGAATACAAGGACCAGATCAGG GCAATGGAGCACAAGATTGAAAAGGCAGAGAAGATGGAGGCAGAGTTAGAGATGGCTCAGTGTGAGGTGCAGACCCTGAAGAAACTTCTGCAGGGCAAGGATCAGCTGGTCATACAGAAGTCCAGGGCCCTCGATGTGGCCAAG GATGTGATAGAGACAATGAACATGTCTACAGAGCCTGAGCAGATAGACAAAATTGTGGTACTCCTGGAGAAGATGGGTGCCACCTCCAAGGTGTCCTCTAATGGCAGTGTATG TGAATCTTCCAGTGGGGAGTCAGACAGCAGGAATAATAAGATACACTGTACACAAACAAAATCATCCAGA ACCAAGGATATTGATGTAAATAGAAATCCGTACTCAATGGATGaaaacaatgtcaaaaatcaCAGACGACCCTTATCCGGGGGAGGGTTTCTGGACAATGTGTTAAAGGATCAGGACTCCCACACTCGACCAAGAACAGCAGTGGTTAGACCGGTTAAACGGAGTCAGTCGTACAGAGACGCGCTTCCAAACAAATTCACACTGCAAATCAACGGACATCAGAGGCCACAGTCTAGTAGTGATCACAGACACTCAACTGAGAAAAAGACTAACGCAAAGTACCAGCCTACTGTAGATTATATTATTGGTATTCAAGACAAAACTACTCTTAGCTCAGGATCTCGTCCGAGGAGTGTGTCTCCAAGGTCACCTTCATGGGGCTCGACCAAAAGTAGGTCGGAGAACTCAAACTCGCTGAGTCTTCAGTCTGTCAATTCCTCCGATAGCTCTGACTCGGAGGATAACTCGACAAGAACTGTGGAGGTGCTATCTAAACTCCGAGCCAAGGAAAGGGAGGAAATTCTTGTTCGTTACGTTGATGTGGGGGATCGGATTGTTATCGCTGTACCACAGAAGCCACCCAGATATGGCAGAAAAATTG CCCCCAAACCCAAAATCTACACAGGAATTGTGAAATACAGAGGCCCATTGGAGCAAAAGTATAATTCCAGAATATATGTTGGAGTTCGATTAGATGAACCAG ATGGAGACACCGACGGAACACACAAAGGGAAGCGATACATGTATACACCCTCCGATCTAGGGAAGTTCTTTAAGCTCATTGATTTGACCTCCGTATTGGACCCGAAG aaggGGAAATACAAAGTAGTCAACTCAATCCTGGCTCATCACTTAGagaaaggagagaaagaaatgtCTGCCAGTGGATAA